Genomic DNA from Paenibacillus borealis:
CGGCTGATAGCGGACAGGGGCGCAGGAACGGGCTACAACAGCTCTGGCTTCCGGGACTTCAATCGCTCCCAATGCCGTCAATTGCACCAATACGTTGCCAATTGCACTCGCCTCTACCGGTCCGGCAATAATTTCTTTGCCTGTGGCATCCGCTGTAAGCTGGCACAGCAGCTTGTTCTGGATGCCTCCGCCGACCATGTGAATGCAGCTGACCGGTCTGCCTGTGAGTGCCTCCAGTTCACGGATCGTTCCGGCGTATGACTGGGCCAGACTCTCCAGAATGGTGCGGATGATCTCCGCCCGGGTCTGCGGTACAGGCTGGCCTGTGCGGATACAATACGATTCAATCCGCATGGGCATATCCCCTGGTGTGCTGAAGAGGGGATCATTCGGGTCCAGAACGGCGATTCGCGCTGCGGACCGGTCCAGACCCTCAGCCAGCTCCGCTGCTTCCTGATGGCTGAGCGGTTCCCCTGCTTCTGCCCAGCCGCGCTGGGTCTCCTGCAGCAGCCACAGGCCGGTGATATTCTTCAGCAGCCGGTTCGTGCCGCCGAAGCAGCTCTCATTGGTGAAGCCGTAGGTGCATGCCCCGGCGCTCAGCACTGGCTCCGCAGTCTCCAGCCCGACCAGCGACCAGGTTCCGCAGCTGATGAAGGCGGCGGAACCCTCTCCGCCGGTAGAGCCTCCAAGCCCGTAAGGGATGGAAGCGACAGCGGAAGCTGTGTCGTGTGAAGCTCCGGCAATGACCTTGAGCGGGCCGGAACCAAGCTCTTCCTGAAGTCCGGGCCGAAGTTCGCCGATTATAGTGCCAGCCGGCACCAGCCGGGGAATCAGCTCCGCCGGCAGCTCCAGCCTGCGCAGCACTTCGCCGGAAGGAGCCGACGAATCCGGAGTCAGCAGGCCGCTCGTGCTCCAGATGGTCTGCTCCGCCACCGCTGTGCCGCTGAACATATAATTGAACAGGTCAGGCATCATTAGCAGCTGTTTAGCGTTTTGTGTGAGCTCCGGATTAGCCTGAAGATCGGCAAATAATTGATACACCGTATTAATCGGACTGGACTGGTTGCCCGTCAGCCTGAACTGCTCCTCAGGGGGCAGGGCTGTCTCCAACGCCAAAGCAATACCCTCCATCCGCTGATCCCGGTAATGATGCGGGGAATACAGCAGTTCTCCCTCTGCATCCAGGAAGCCATAGTCGACTCCCCAGGTATCGACACTTATTGACTGCAAGGGCCCGTGAGACTTCACGGCCGCGAGAATCCCCTGCTTCATCTCCTGAAACAGCTTCTGAACATCCCAGTACAACTGCCCATCGGCCTCTACGGGCCCGTTAGGGAAGCGGCGGATTTCTTCCACCGCCACGATTCCGCCAGCGTAGGTTCCCAGCATGACCCTGCCGGAGCTCGCACCCAAATCGACTGCCAGCAGCTTGATAATCTCTTCGCCCATCATCTCCGCACCCGCTTCACTTTGCAGATTTAGTAGAGCGGCCCAAAGTTGCGGCAGGCTCTGTAGTCAGCGCTCTCCAGATCCTCTGTGCCGAACAGCGACCAGACACGCGGCCGGAAAATACGCGAATCCTCCACGTTATGCATACTGACCGGAATCCGCAGAATCGAGGCCAGGGTGATCAGATCCGCTCCAATATGCCCGTAGCTGATCGCACCGTGGTTGGCGCCCCAATTGTTCATTACATCATATACAGACTGGAACGAGCCCTTGCCCGTTAGCTTCGGTGCGAACCAGGTCGTCGGCCAGGTAGGGTCCGTTCGCTGATCGAGCGTATCATGCACTTCTCCCGGAAGCTCCACCGTGAAGCCTTCCACCAGTTGGAGCACAGGACCCAGACCTTTGACCAGATTCAGCCGGGCCATGGTGACCGGCATTCCGCCCTTGGTCAGGTAGTCTGTCGAGAAGCCGCCCCCGCGGAAATATTCCTGCGAGGCCGGGCGGAACTGGGTCTGTGCAATACAGGCAGCCGCTTCTTCATCCGTAATGTCCCAGAAAGGCTTGATCGCCGGCTTACCGTCAATGCTCTGCTCTCCAGTTCCGTCCAGTGCCGCCGAGCCGGAGTTGATCAGATGCAGCAGACCGCCTGCCGCTGCCCCCTCCAGTTCGTATCCGGTCACACGCTTCACCGCAGCCGGACTCCAGAAGGTACGGACATCGGCAAATATCTGCGCCGTATTCGTCAGCAGATAATTGAACAGCATCGTGACCCCGTTCAGGCTGTCATTCTCGGTCGCGACAATATAAGGCGCACGTCTGCCGTTCCAGTCGAACGAGGAGTTAAGGATAGTCTCCATGAAATCGCCATTCGGGAAATGGTCCGTCCATTGACGCTGGCCCTGGAAGCCGCCCAGCAGGGCGTTGTGGCCGTTTGCTTCTTCCTCGAAGCCAAGCTTCGCAAGCTCCGGATTGCCGGTCATCAGATCGCGTGCGATCAGCGCCATTTTGACACAGGTCTCCCATTGCTCTTCCTTAACATCTTCGCTGAGCTGCAGATGCTGCGGGTTATTGTCCGCTCCGACCCGGCAGTTGTCCTTCACCCAGGCCAGTGCCCGCTTGAACTCCTCAGGATCATAGATCCCTTCCTCAAATCTCCGCACATATTCAGACATGTCGATATATTCATTGCGCATGCCGAGGTACTCCTGGAAGAATTGCTCGTTGACGATAGAACCGGCGATCCCCATGGATACGGAGCCCATCGACAGATAAGACTTCCCTTTCATCAGCGCAGCCGCGAGTGCGGACCTTGCGAACTGAAGGAGCTTTACCTGCACATCCGCCGGGATCTCCTCACTGCTGGATTCCTGAACATCTTCGCCGTAGATGCCGAAGGCCGGAATGCCTTTTTGCGCATAAGCAGACAGCACTGCCGCCAGATATACCGCCCCCGGGCGCTCCGTTCCGTTAAATCCCCATACCGCATGCGGAATGGAGGCATCCATGTCCATCGTTTCCGATCCGTAACACCAGCATGGAGTCACCGTAATTGATACGCCTACACCTGCACCCGCGAACTTCTGCGCTGCCGCCGCAGCTTCCTTCACACCGCCGATCGTAGAATCGGCAATAATACATTCCACATGCGAACCGTCCGGATAAAATAAATTCTCCTGCAAAAATGCCGCCACGCGCTCCGCCATACCCATCGTCTGGACCTCAAGCGATTCACGCACCCCGCGTCTTCTGCCGTCAATCGTAGGCCGGATACCAATCTTCGGATAATTTGCTGTCACTGCTGTTCCTCCCCGAAATGAATAATGGATAAAATAATTACATAGGAGCGGTATACTCCGATTAGTAAGCGCTATCAAATACAGCCTGCTGCTGTCTGCAAACTATGGCTATTGCCCGCCGACTAATCCTTTTCTTCTCCATCATAGATTTCCAAACCCATAAAGTCAACAATATTCCACACTTTTCATTTGATATTCATGTGGTATTATGTGATATAATATAAATATTGTGTGGGATTATGCTCGTTTTAATAGTTTAAGTTTTGCAGAAATATGTAGTAAACTAGTTGATATACTATGACTGGAACTAATTAATCAAGGGTGGGCAACGGAATGAAGGCTTTTGAACGGCGTGATCTTGTAATCAACGAGCTCTACAGGCACAAGAAGGTCCACGTAGCGGACCTGGCGCAGAAATTTGGTGTATCGGAGGAAACGATCCGGCGTGATCTCGACCGGCTGGATAAGGAGGGCATTGCCAAGAAGAATTACGGCGGGGCGATTCTGAACGCCCATACGAACGAGGACCCCTCATACTCCCACAGGCACCAGGTAAACATTGAAGCGAAGCGGATGATTGCCGCAAGTCTGCTGGAGCTGATCAGTGACGGGGACAGTGTGATGACCGATACCAGCACAACGGCTTTTGAAGGCTTGCGGAGAATCGTGGAGGACAAAAAAAATCTGACAATCATCACCAATTCCCTGGCGGTATTGTCAGAGTTCCAGCATTCCGGACAGAAGCTCATTTCCACGGGGGGCATTCTGGGTCCGGAGACCAGCTCTTTTGTAGGGCCGACGGCGTCGCAAACGATCCTGAAATATAATGTGGATGTGGCCATCTTCAGCTGCAAGGCGCTCTCCATGACCGGCGGACTCAGCGATTCGAACGAAGCGGAGACTGAGCTCAAGGTGCTGATGCAGCAGCAGGCGAACAAGGTTGTTCTCCTGGCCGACCATTCCAAGTTCGACCGGATCGCTTTCATCCGGCTGTTCAGCTTCGACAAAGTGGATTATATCGTCACCGATCAGCGGCCGTCCGAAGAATGGATTGATTTCTTAAGCAAATATCAGGTGTCTCTGCTCTATCCTGCGCTGCAGTAGCGCAAACTCTGCACCGGAAGGAGGTGAACCACAGAATGGGGATGATCCAGATTACTGCAACCTCCGCTCCGCTGTGGTTTCCGCTGGTTCTCGCCGCCGTCGGCGTGTGTCTGATTTCGCTTTTGTGGATGGTGTTCAAGAAATTCGGCTGATGTTTTGAATGCGCTTACTCGGAGTCAGGGCTGCTGTTCTTAAAAGCCTGCGCTGACACATAGACGAACCGTTCGGCTCTGGCCATCATATGAAACTTCTGCTCCGGGAAATGGCGGTACAGGTGATCGACGAAATACCCGGGATTCTCGGCGTTTCCGGCGAACAAATCATAATGCAGCGGAACGACGGTCTCGAAGCCGCTGGTCGCCGCAAACTCCACCGCTTCCCGGTAGTTCATATTGCCGACAATATTGCGGCTTCCCCGGTAGTAGTCGCGGCCGTTAATCGGCAGCAGCGCCAGATCGATCTTCCGGCTGCCGACTTCCTCAATCAGCTCAGGGAACAGAACCGTATCTCCGGCATGATACAGCGTGACCCCGTTCAGCTGCAGGATGTAGCCGACATACTTGGGGTTGCCCTGTTCATCACGCTCCAGCTGTTCATGCGCTGCGGCAACCGGGAACACCTGCAGGCCGGGTGCGGGTTCTGCTGCATGAGCAGGCAAGGCTGCCGTAAGGCGCTCCTTCTGTATTCCGAGTCCCTGCAATCGTTCCAGGCAGACCGCCGGAGCCATAAACCGGGCTTCGGGATTCAATTTGGCGAGCTCAGGCAACGCACGCTCATCCAGATGATCCGAGTGATCATGGGTGATCAGGCATACCTGCATGTTCGTAATTTCCGCAGGCGGAATCGGCGGCGGGAACGTCCGGTCCGGGTCAGGAGAGACATATGGATCAATATAAACGGTCACCTCTGCCCCTTTGATAATCGCACTGGCT
This window encodes:
- a CDS encoding rhamnulokinase; translated protein: MMGEEIIKLLAVDLGASSGRVMLGTYAGGIVAVEEIRRFPNGPVEADGQLYWDVQKLFQEMKQGILAAVKSHGPLQSISVDTWGVDYGFLDAEGELLYSPHHYRDQRMEGIALALETALPPEEQFRLTGNQSSPINTVYQLFADLQANPELTQNAKQLLMMPDLFNYMFSGTAVAEQTIWSTSGLLTPDSSAPSGEVLRRLELPAELIPRLVPAGTIIGELRPGLQEELGSGPLKVIAGASHDTASAVASIPYGLGGSTGGEGSAAFISCGTWSLVGLETAEPVLSAGACTYGFTNESCFGGTNRLLKNITGLWLLQETQRGWAEAGEPLSHQEAAELAEGLDRSAARIAVLDPNDPLFSTPGDMPMRIESYCIRTGQPVPQTRAEIIRTILESLAQSYAGTIRELEALTGRPVSCIHMVGGGIQNKLLCQLTADATGKEIIAGPVEASAIGNVLVQLTALGAIEVPEARAVVARSCAPVRYQPALFTIHSDQGGQV
- a CDS encoding L-fucose isomerase: MTANYPKIGIRPTIDGRRRGVRESLEVQTMGMAERVAAFLQENLFYPDGSHVECIIADSTIGGVKEAAAAAQKFAGAGVGVSITVTPCWCYGSETMDMDASIPHAVWGFNGTERPGAVYLAAVLSAYAQKGIPAFGIYGEDVQESSSEEIPADVQVKLLQFARSALAAALMKGKSYLSMGSVSMGIAGSIVNEQFFQEYLGMRNEYIDMSEYVRRFEEGIYDPEEFKRALAWVKDNCRVGADNNPQHLQLSEDVKEEQWETCVKMALIARDLMTGNPELAKLGFEEEANGHNALLGGFQGQRQWTDHFPNGDFMETILNSSFDWNGRRAPYIVATENDSLNGVTMLFNYLLTNTAQIFADVRTFWSPAAVKRVTGYELEGAAAGGLLHLINSGSAALDGTGEQSIDGKPAIKPFWDITDEEAAACIAQTQFRPASQEYFRGGGFSTDYLTKGGMPVTMARLNLVKGLGPVLQLVEGFTVELPGEVHDTLDQRTDPTWPTTWFAPKLTGKGSFQSVYDVMNNWGANHGAISYGHIGADLITLASILRIPVSMHNVEDSRIFRPRVWSLFGTEDLESADYRACRNFGPLY
- a CDS encoding DeoR/GlpR family DNA-binding transcription regulator; protein product: MKAFERRDLVINELYRHKKVHVADLAQKFGVSEETIRRDLDRLDKEGIAKKNYGGAILNAHTNEDPSYSHRHQVNIEAKRMIAASLLELISDGDSVMTDTSTTAFEGLRRIVEDKKNLTIITNSLAVLSEFQHSGQKLISTGGILGPETSSFVGPTASQTILKYNVDVAIFSCKALSMTGGLSDSNEAETELKVLMQQQANKVVLLADHSKFDRIAFIRLFSFDKVDYIVTDQRPSEEWIDFLSKYQVSLLYPALQ
- a CDS encoding MBL fold metallo-hydrolase, with product MPTGKELIEEIRETEVPYGCLAVWFLGQASAIIKGAEVTVYIDPYVSPDPDRTFPPPIPPAEITNMQVCLITHDHSDHLDERALPELAKLNPEARFMAPAVCLERLQGLGIQKERLTAALPAHAAEPAPGLQVFPVAAAHEQLERDEQGNPKYVGYILQLNGVTLYHAGDTVLFPELIEEVGSRKIDLALLPINGRDYYRGSRNIVGNMNYREAVEFAATSGFETVVPLHYDLFAGNAENPGYFVDHLYRHFPEQKFHMMARAERFVYVSAQAFKNSSPDSE